A genome region from Tolypothrix sp. PCC 7712 includes the following:
- a CDS encoding PAS domain S-box protein yields the protein MQSIPQLLWRKDLKSMIDFQPLIVGPETLVSDAIALMASQGKSALVGSSTEILGGFSQKNLVKLVAGGIDLKTTKISEVMQTPILKLKLSEVNDLTTLLSQLRQSQVDLLPIVDENDCLFGVITLDNVCQVLEQQPQSSIDQCDTIDKQLWLLESVIASANDAIVITEVGSLNELDPRIVYANTAFTRMCGYNLGEIVGKTPRMLQGKQTSQTELAKIRTALQTGSTIKTELLNYKKDGTPYWVEMSIYPIKDEAGTIIYFAAIQRDITKRKADEASIKQTAELFQQLTENIPQVFFVRDAKEEKIYYVSPAYAQIWGRNSDRLDENLQEYLDSIHPQDRDRILAARENLLLGESFNGEYRIIRPDGELRWIASKTFPIKNEFGEIYRIVGIAEDITILKQTQADLSQANAELERRVLERTIALEQINQQLLSEISERQIVEDQLRDSEERFRNLVEASSDLVWEVDEKARYTYVSPQIREILGYEPEQLLGKTPLEFMPLSTRTILAESFAAFFLTPQIFQCLENIQMHQDGHLVVLETSGIPVFDSQGQFTGYRGMSRDVTQRHQAAASLRETQKQLQAILDNSSAAIFVLDIHNRYLLINSQYEKLFNLKQAEIVGKSVYDIWDVEIADQFVVNNRPVITNGNPIEVEEVVPQGDGLHTYLSNIFPLKDTDGNIYAICGISTDITERKIVEESLLSLRQAIESTSDGVVIVDITGKGIYFNPAFLNLYEYTQGELQAPGGLAAIFQQPQDREELYQTLVQGNSWHQEVTMRSRSGRTLQVYLRADAIKDATGKVLGIVCNHTDITHRQLVEAGLRLRDRAIAASSNGIIIADASIPNGPIIYVNSAFERMTGYSATEVIGQNFNLFHNNENQAQLQQLIAAMQAGEDCTVILRNYRQDGELLWTKLNISPVYDVAGTLTHYIGIQTDITERKQAETALLLSQQRLQYLLASSPAVIYSCKVSGDFGATFISENVKAMMGYEAREFREDSSFWANRIHPDDVSDVFAKISEIFSQGYHSYEYRFLHKDGNYRWVYDQVHAIKDEAGNFVELVGYWADITERKQLEQELITALEKEIELNELKSRFITMTSHEFRTPLSTILSSSELLEHYRHKWTDEKQLIHIHRIQTSVHRMTEMLNDILFIGKAEAGILEYHPTSFDLVAYCHNLVAEVQLDHQQHRIDFHSPHEFIECYMDEKLLKYILSNLLTNAIIYSPDTRYVNFTLTCQNGRAIFEIQDQGIGIPEADLPYLFASFHRASNVGNIIGTGLGLAIVKKCVDIHQGEIFVTTQLGVGTTFTVTLPMNQRHE from the coding sequence ATGCAAAGCATACCTCAACTGCTGTGGCGAAAAGACTTAAAGTCAATGATTGACTTTCAGCCGTTGATTGTTGGGCCGGAAACATTGGTGTCAGATGCGATCGCTCTCATGGCAAGTCAAGGCAAAAGTGCTTTAGTCGGTTCATCTACAGAGATTCTTGGCGGGTTTAGTCAGAAAAATCTGGTCAAGTTGGTAGCTGGGGGGATTGACTTGAAAACTACTAAAATCTCTGAGGTAATGCAGACTCCAATTCTCAAGCTCAAGTTATCTGAGGTTAACGATTTAACAACGCTGCTTTCTCAATTACGCCAATCTCAAGTTGATTTGCTGCCAATCGTCGATGAAAATGATTGTCTGTTCGGTGTTATCACATTAGATAACGTTTGTCAAGTGCTAGAACAACAGCCCCAGTCATCTATAGATCAATGCGATACCATAGACAAACAGTTATGGTTGCTAGAGTCGGTAATAGCTAGTGCTAACGATGCCATTGTGATTACAGAAGTAGGTTCACTAAATGAACTAGACCCACGGATAGTTTATGCGAACACAGCCTTTACCCGGATGTGCGGCTACAACTTGGGTGAAATTGTAGGCAAAACACCCCGGATGTTACAGGGTAAGCAAACTTCGCAGACGGAACTGGCAAAAATCCGCACAGCACTGCAAACGGGATCGACAATTAAGACAGAATTACTCAACTATAAAAAGGATGGTACTCCCTACTGGGTAGAGATGAGCATCTATCCCATTAAAGACGAAGCTGGGACAATAATTTATTTTGCTGCCATCCAGCGAGACATTACCAAACGTAAAGCTGATGAAGCGTCTATAAAACAGACAGCAGAATTATTTCAACAACTCACAGAAAATATTCCGCAAGTATTCTTTGTGCGGGATGCAAAAGAAGAAAAAATTTATTACGTCAGTCCCGCTTACGCCCAAATTTGGGGCAGAAACAGCGATCGCTTGGATGAAAATCTTCAAGAATATCTTGATTCGATCCATCCCCAAGACCGCGATCGCATCCTTGCAGCCAGAGAAAATCTTTTATTAGGTGAGTCTTTCAACGGAGAATATCGCATCATTCGTCCTGATGGTGAATTACGCTGGATTGCCAGCAAAACTTTCCCCATTAAAAATGAATTCGGAGAGATTTATCGCATTGTCGGCATTGCCGAAGATATTACCATACTCAAACAAACACAAGCAGATTTAAGTCAAGCCAATGCAGAGTTAGAAAGGCGAGTATTAGAGCGGACAATTGCGTTAGAACAAATTAATCAACAGCTATTATCAGAGATTTCTGAGCGCCAAATTGTTGAAGACCAATTACGAGATAGTGAAGAACGCTTCCGCAACTTAGTAGAAGCTAGCAGCGATTTAGTCTGGGAAGTTGATGAAAAAGCACGTTATACCTACGTTAGCCCGCAAATTCGCGAAATTTTGGGATATGAACCAGAGCAATTACTGGGTAAAACTCCTTTGGAATTTATGCCCTTATCTACGAGAACAATTCTGGCTGAGAGTTTTGCAGCATTTTTCCTCACACCACAAATATTTCAATGTCTGGAGAACATCCAGATGCATCAAGATGGCCATTTAGTTGTACTGGAAACTAGTGGTATTCCTGTGTTTGACTCTCAAGGTCAATTCACAGGTTATCGCGGTATGAGCCGTGATGTTACCCAGCGCCATCAAGCAGCAGCATCATTAAGGGAAACGCAAAAGCAGCTACAAGCGATATTAGATAATTCTTCAGCAGCTATTTTTGTATTAGATATTCACAATAGATACTTACTGATCAACAGCCAGTATGAAAAACTATTTAATCTTAAACAAGCAGAGATAGTAGGTAAAAGTGTTTATGACATTTGGGATGTTGAGATTGCCGATCAGTTTGTAGTCAACAATCGCCCAGTCATTACTAATGGTAACCCCATAGAAGTAGAGGAAGTTGTTCCCCAAGGCGATGGATTACATACTTACCTGTCGAACATTTTTCCTTTAAAAGATACCGATGGTAATATCTATGCTATTTGTGGCATTTCTACAGATATTACCGAACGCAAAATAGTTGAAGAATCACTACTCAGCCTACGCCAAGCCATAGAAAGCACGAGTGATGGCGTTGTTATTGTTGATATTACAGGTAAAGGTATTTACTTTAATCCAGCATTTCTCAATTTATATGAATATACTCAAGGGGAATTACAAGCACCAGGCGGGTTAGCAGCGATTTTCCAACAGCCTCAAGACCGTGAGGAATTATATCAGACACTTGTGCAAGGCAATTCCTGGCATCAAGAAGTGACCATGCGATCGCGCAGTGGTCGCACCTTACAAGTATATCTGCGCGCTGATGCAATTAAAGATGCGACTGGCAAAGTGCTGGGAATAGTTTGTAACCATACTGATATTACCCACCGCCAGTTAGTAGAAGCAGGTTTACGACTCCGCGATCGCGCGATCGCAGCTAGTAGCAACGGGATTATTATTGCTGATGCCAGTATACCTAATGGGCCGATTATCTATGTTAATTCTGCCTTTGAGCGGATGACTGGATATAGTGCCACAGAAGTTATTGGGCAAAACTTTAATTTATTCCACAACAATGAAAATCAAGCGCAATTACAACAACTGATTGCAGCTATGCAAGCGGGAGAAGACTGCACCGTTATTTTGCGTAACTATCGTCAAGATGGCGAACTTTTGTGGACTAAGCTCAACATTTCTCCTGTGTATGATGTTGCAGGTACACTCACTCACTATATTGGCATCCAAACAGATATTACTGAACGCAAACAAGCAGAAACAGCACTACTTCTTAGCCAACAACGACTGCAATATTTACTGGCTTCCAGCCCAGCTGTAATTTATAGCTGCAAAGTCTCCGGAGATTTTGGCGCAACTTTTATTAGCGAAAATGTCAAAGCCATGATGGGCTATGAAGCCAGAGAATTCCGCGAAGATTCTAGTTTTTGGGCTAATCGTATCCATCCAGACGATGTATCAGATGTTTTTGCCAAAATATCTGAGATTTTTTCTCAAGGATATCACTCCTATGAGTACCGTTTTTTACACAAAGATGGTAATTATCGTTGGGTTTACGATCAAGTCCATGCAATCAAAGATGAAGCTGGTAACTTTGTGGAACTTGTTGGTTACTGGGCAGATATTACAGAGCGTAAACAATTAGAACAGGAGTTAATAACAGCACTGGAGAAAGAAATAGAACTCAACGAACTCAAATCTCGTTTTATCACCATGACTTCTCATGAGTTCCGCACACCGTTGAGTACCATTCTCTCTTCTTCAGAGTTACTAGAACACTACCGCCACAAATGGACAGACGAAAAACAACTGATTCACATTCACCGTATCCAAACTTCTGTCCATCGGATGACAGAAATGTTGAATGATATTTTGTTTATTGGTAAAGCCGAAGCGGGAATACTAGAATATCACCCGACATCTTTTGATTTAGTAGCATACTGTCATAATTTAGTTGCAGAAGTTCAACTAGATCATCAGCAACACCGTATTGATTTTCACAGCCCACATGAATTTATAGAATGTTACATGGATGAGAAATTGCTGAAATATATTCTCAGTAATTTACTCACAAATGCCATCATCTATTCTCCGGATACTCGCTATGTCAATTTCACTCTGACTTGTCAAAATGGACGAGCAATTTTTGAAATTCAAGACCAAGGAATAGGCATTCCTGAAGCAGATCTACCGTATCTCTTTGCATCTTTTCATCGAGCTAGTAATGTAGGTAATATCATCGGTACTGGATTAGGGCTAGCAATTGTGAAAAAATGTGTTGATATCCATCAGGGTGAAATCTTTGTCACTACTCAACTAGGAGTTGGGACAACTTTCACAGTCACTCTCCCAATGAATCAGCGTCATGAATGA
- a CDS encoding family 10 glycosylhydrolase: MKNQEKRVTKQLQLKKAGFFIFNLQFLLLNSLGIIPAIAADEEPVLSIVYSQDNSNQWSTITNRLQAAGVKYCVIPLADVRSATDLGDRKVLFLPNVETLTPAQTIALEEWMSKGGRLIASGPVGSLSAPGVRQLLRSIVGGFWGFSLSEKQELQPAKTKLPEDWVNQGAMFGKVHGGVILPDSVSTPAAVWNSTDNQAAVVTTDRSTLLGWRWGVDAVAGAELDNAWLKAAIARYMKLPPSASRKVEGGSPTCSTSTVAKSTTPSPLPPVITTAIQPVVQPPITNTPKPQTKTPPKAIATAPQPRPLANVTRQSSQEPIDQLEDTVRLDVVPNSNVPISSGDAIALQQELENLIGRVESSNLAAATNGANEDIASSNTEGLKVDRPNLIASRSGVQIPETAVAITQAREIAKNIPVLVAQKNYALARQQWLTAKASLWKQFPLNRRLAQPEIRSVWLDRGTIVRAGSEQGLAQIFDRLAQSGINTVFFETVNASYTIYPSQVAPQQNPLVRGWDPLASAVKLAHARNMELHAWVWAFAAGNQRHNEIINAKPDYPGPVLAANPDWANYDNRGNMIPIGQTKPFFDPANPQLRQYLLRLYEEIVTRYQVDGIQLDYIRYPFQDPAAGRTYGYGKAAREQFQQLTGVDPTKISPSDRDLWQKWTAFRTEQIDSFVAQVSQQLRQKRSNLIVSVAVFPLPEIERIHKLQQHWEVWARRGDIDLIVPMTYALDTSRFQRLAQPWIASTQLGATLLVPGIRLLSLPTVGAFDQLQLVRDLPVSGYALFAVDNLNNEFHKIFSHTQGKAQPTSTEPIPHRQPFQAAAVRYNGLQREWKFILQSDQMRMPAATIADFNNQAQVLQTALSQLAASPSASKFITAKAALSQFQSQYRTWMRQEAIENPYQVKVWENRLAAIERLLRYGERRLQSRP; this comes from the coding sequence GTGAAGAATCAGGAAAAGCGTGTTACCAAACAATTACAACTAAAAAAAGCCGGATTCTTCATTTTTAATCTGCAATTTTTACTATTAAATAGTTTGGGAATTATACCAGCAATTGCGGCAGATGAAGAACCAGTATTGAGCATAGTTTATAGTCAAGATAATAGTAATCAATGGTCAACAATTACTAATCGCTTGCAAGCGGCTGGGGTGAAATATTGTGTGATCCCCCTAGCTGATGTGCGAAGTGCGACAGATTTGGGCGATCGCAAGGTATTATTTTTGCCTAACGTTGAAACATTAACACCAGCACAAACCATCGCTTTAGAAGAATGGATGAGCAAAGGCGGGCGTTTAATTGCTAGCGGCCCTGTGGGTAGTTTGTCAGCCCCAGGCGTGCGCCAGTTGTTGCGAAGTATTGTAGGCGGTTTTTGGGGATTTAGCTTGAGTGAAAAGCAAGAGCTACAACCAGCAAAAACCAAGCTACCAGAAGACTGGGTCAACCAAGGGGCGATGTTTGGCAAAGTACATGGTGGCGTAATCTTACCCGATAGCGTCAGTACACCTGCGGCAGTATGGAATAGTACAGATAATCAGGCAGCTGTAGTCACTACTGACCGTTCCACTTTGTTAGGCTGGCGCTGGGGTGTAGATGCAGTTGCAGGTGCAGAGTTAGATAACGCTTGGTTAAAAGCCGCGATCGCGCGTTATATGAAGCTACCACCCAGTGCTAGTAGGAAGGTCGAAGGTGGTTCACCGACTTGTTCTACTTCCACAGTGGCGAAATCCACAACACCCTCACCATTACCACCAGTGATTACAACTGCGATTCAACCAGTTGTGCAACCGCCAATTACCAATACACCAAAACCACAAACTAAAACGCCACCAAAAGCGATCGCCACGGCTCCCCAACCTAGACCGTTAGCGAATGTAACACGTCAAAGTTCCCAGGAGCCGATTGATCAACTAGAAGACACAGTGCGGTTGGATGTAGTACCCAACTCGAATGTACCAATTAGTAGCGGCGATGCGATCGCCCTGCAGCAGGAGCTAGAAAATCTGATTGGGCGTGTCGAGAGTTCAAATTTAGCAGCTGCTACCAATGGTGCTAATGAAGATATTGCCAGCAGCAATACCGAAGGGCTGAAGGTAGACCGCCCCAACTTGATTGCTAGTCGGTCTGGCGTGCAAATACCAGAAACAGCCGTAGCAATTACCCAAGCCAGAGAAATAGCCAAAAATATACCTGTGTTGGTGGCGCAAAAAAATTATGCTTTAGCTCGTCAGCAGTGGCTCACAGCCAAGGCGAGTTTGTGGAAGCAGTTTCCCTTAAATCGCAGATTAGCTCAACCAGAAATTCGCTCAGTTTGGTTAGATAGGGGGACAATTGTCCGTGCTGGTAGTGAGCAAGGACTAGCACAAATTTTTGATCGCCTGGCACAATCAGGAATTAACACGGTATTTTTTGAAACCGTCAACGCCAGTTACACAATTTATCCTAGCCAAGTTGCACCCCAACAAAACCCCTTAGTTCGCGGTTGGGATCCATTAGCCTCAGCCGTCAAATTAGCCCATGCGAGAAATATGGAACTACACGCTTGGGTTTGGGCTTTTGCGGCGGGTAATCAGCGTCACAATGAAATTATTAACGCCAAGCCAGATTATCCTGGGCCAGTGCTAGCAGCTAATCCCGATTGGGCAAACTACGATAATCGTGGCAACATGATTCCTATCGGTCAAACCAAACCATTTTTTGACCCAGCAAATCCCCAATTGCGGCAATATTTACTCAGGCTGTATGAAGAAATTGTCACTCGTTATCAAGTTGACGGGATTCAATTAGATTATATCCGTTATCCCTTCCAAGACCCCGCCGCCGGGAGAACTTACGGCTATGGTAAAGCCGCTAGAGAACAATTTCAGCAACTTACAGGGGTAGATCCCACGAAAATTTCTCCTAGCGATCGCGATTTATGGCAAAAGTGGACAGCATTCCGTACCGAGCAAATTGATAGTTTTGTCGCCCAAGTTTCCCAACAACTGCGACAAAAACGCTCTAATTTAATTGTCTCCGTGGCTGTATTTCCCCTACCAGAAATAGAACGCATTCACAAGCTGCAACAGCACTGGGAAGTTTGGGCTAGGCGCGGAGATATCGATTTAATTGTGCCCATGACTTATGCTTTGGATACTTCTCGCTTTCAACGCCTAGCACAACCTTGGATTGCTTCTACACAATTAGGCGCAACTTTATTAGTACCGGGAATTCGGCTGCTTTCTTTGCCAACTGTAGGCGCATTCGATCAACTGCAATTGGTAAGAGATTTACCTGTTAGCGGTTACGCACTTTTTGCGGTTGATAATTTGAACAACGAGTTCCACAAAATCTTTAGTCATACTCAAGGTAAAGCCCAACCTACCAGCACCGAACCGATTCCCCATCGTCAACCTTTTCAAGCCGCTGCTGTGCGTTATAACGGCTTACAAAGAGAATGGAAATTTATTTTGCAAAGCGATCAAATGCGGATGCCAGCAGCTACAATTGCTGATTTTAATAATCAAGCACAAGTTCTACAAACAGCTTTATCTCAGCTAGCAGCCTCACCTTCTGCTAGTAAGTTCATTACTGCTAAAGCTGCACTCAGCCAATTCCAATCTCAATATCGAACCTGGATGCGCCAAGAAGCAATAGAAAATCCCTATCAAGTCAAAGTCTGGGAGAATCGTCTAGCAGCAATTGAACGTTTATTACGTTACGGCGAACGACGGTTGCAGTCTCGTCCTTAA
- a CDS encoding TIGR03279 family radical SAM protein — MSTIHPAKISKVLPDSIAAEIGFEVGDAIVAINGTNPRDLIDYQFLCADEVLELEVLDASGKTHNVEIEKDYDEDLGLEFETALFDALIQCNNRCPFCFIDQQPPGKRSSLYFKDDDYRLSFLYGSYLTLTNLPEREWQRIEQMRLSPLYVSVHATEPEVRIKLLKNPRAGQILQQLKWFQERRLQIHAQVVVCPGINDGLHLEQTLEDLASFYTGEVPTVASVAVVPVGLTRFRPEQDELTPVTPEKAQEVISQVRSLALEFRQKFGSSVVWLADEWFLIAGEELPSEAEYEEYPQIDNGVGSIRLFLKQFAAAAESLPAKISPEKKLTWVVGNAVEQAFQPILKQLNSVAGLQVNMRALASDYWGQNISVTGLLTGHDLILNLKGEDLGDGILLPNVMLKHGELIFLDDMSIKEVASKLGTKIFPISGIEQLINTCIG, encoded by the coding sequence ATGAGTACAATTCACCCTGCCAAAATTAGTAAAGTCTTACCAGATTCCATCGCGGCTGAAATCGGCTTTGAGGTGGGGGATGCGATCGTTGCAATTAACGGTACAAATCCCCGCGATTTGATTGATTATCAATTTTTATGTGCTGATGAGGTTTTAGAACTAGAGGTTTTGGATGCATCTGGTAAAACTCATAATGTGGAAATTGAAAAAGACTATGACGAAGACTTAGGGCTGGAATTTGAAACGGCGCTGTTTGATGCTTTAATTCAGTGCAATAATCGCTGTCCGTTTTGCTTTATCGATCAACAGCCACCAGGAAAGCGTTCTAGCTTGTATTTTAAAGATGACGATTATCGTCTGAGCTTTTTATATGGGTCTTATTTAACTCTCACCAATTTACCAGAGCGGGAATGGCAGCGAATTGAACAGATGCGTCTATCTCCTTTATATGTTTCTGTTCATGCTACAGAACCAGAGGTGAGAATTAAACTCCTGAAAAATCCTCGCGCCGGGCAAATTTTACAACAACTCAAATGGTTCCAAGAAAGACGACTGCAAATTCATGCCCAAGTCGTAGTTTGCCCTGGTATAAATGATGGCTTACACTTGGAACAAACATTAGAGGACTTAGCGTCATTTTATACTGGCGAAGTGCCGACAGTGGCATCAGTGGCAGTAGTCCCTGTGGGTTTAACAAGGTTTCGCCCCGAACAAGACGAACTTACCCCTGTAACACCAGAAAAAGCGCAAGAAGTGATTTCTCAAGTGCGATCACTTGCTTTAGAATTTCGCCAAAAGTTCGGTTCTAGCGTGGTTTGGTTGGCTGATGAATGGTTTTTAATTGCAGGTGAAGAGTTACCTAGTGAAGCTGAATATGAAGAGTATCCCCAAATTGATAATGGTGTTGGTTCGATTCGGTTATTTCTTAAACAATTTGCAGCTGCGGCGGAATCACTCCCAGCTAAAATTTCTCCCGAGAAAAAATTAACTTGGGTAGTTGGTAATGCAGTTGAGCAAGCATTTCAACCCATCCTCAAACAATTAAACTCTGTGGCGGGTTTGCAGGTAAATATGCGTGCTTTGGCTAGCGATTATTGGGGACAAAATATTAGTGTGACTGGTTTATTAACTGGGCATGATTTAATTCTAAACTTAAAAGGTGAAGATTTAGGTGATGGTATTTTGCTGCCAAATGTCATGCTTAAACATGGTGAATTGATATTTTTAGATGATATGAGTATTAAAGAAGTTGCTAGCAAACTGGGAACCAAAATCTTTCCAATATCAGGAATTGAGCAATTAATCAATACCTGTATTGGATGA
- a CDS encoding undecaprenyl-diphosphate phosphatase, with product MALLKRQQFLMLSAVSAALSVAAFPLQVLSTQPQPGGEGVQQMNILQAIILGFVQGLTEFLPISSTAHLKVVPVVLGWGDPGVAFTAIIQLGSIAAVLWYFWPDLARIIKGSARAIAHKDYNDYDLRLALGIILGTLPIVFFGLLIKKFIPDFDNSPIRSLSAIAIASIFMSLLLGLAEQLGKRQRNFEKLTMNDGLLMGLAQCLALIPGVSRSGSTLTGGLFMGLERETAARFSFLLGIPAITLAGLVELKDVVGAGLSSDAMIPLVVGVISAAIFSYIAIAGLLRFLKTQSTWVFIWYRLAFGVAILGAISAGLLKNS from the coding sequence ATGGCTCTATTAAAACGACAACAATTTTTAATGTTGAGTGCGGTATCTGCTGCTTTGTCAGTAGCTGCATTTCCGCTGCAAGTTCTCAGCACCCAGCCTCAGCCCGGGGGTGAGGGGGTGCAACAAATGAATATTTTGCAAGCAATTATTTTAGGTTTCGTACAAGGACTGACAGAATTCTTACCCATTAGTAGTACAGCCCACTTAAAAGTTGTACCTGTGGTTCTAGGTTGGGGTGATCCGGGGGTAGCGTTTACAGCAATTATTCAATTAGGTAGCATTGCGGCGGTGCTGTGGTACTTCTGGCCGGACTTAGCGCGAATTATTAAGGGTTCAGCTAGAGCGATCGCCCATAAAGATTACAATGACTATGACTTGCGGTTAGCCTTGGGGATAATTTTGGGAACTTTGCCAATTGTCTTTTTTGGGCTGTTGATTAAAAAGTTTATCCCCGATTTTGATAATTCTCCCATTAGAAGCTTAAGTGCGATCGCGATCGCTTCTATCTTTATGTCGCTGTTACTAGGATTGGCTGAACAACTAGGTAAGCGTCAACGTAACTTTGAAAAGCTGACAATGAATGATGGCTTATTAATGGGTTTGGCGCAATGTTTAGCATTAATCCCAGGGGTATCTCGTTCTGGTTCTACCCTCACAGGGGGGTTATTTATGGGATTAGAACGGGAAACCGCAGCGAGGTTTTCATTTTTGCTAGGGATTCCCGCCATTACCTTAGCGGGGTTAGTGGAATTAAAAGATGTTGTCGGCGCAGGCTTAAGTAGCGATGCGATGATTCCCCTAGTTGTCGGCGTGATTTCTGCCGCTATCTTCTCCTATATTGCGATCGCTGGCTTGCTGCGCTTCCTCAAAACCCAAAGCACCTGGGTATTTATTTGGTATCGATTGGCATTTGGTGTAGCTATTTTAGGGGCAATTAGTGCTGGTTTGTTGAAGAATAGTTAA
- a CDS encoding DUF3120 domain-containing protein — MINNTLSSYGAPTGSIDTELQSINQGRKGIGELETTLSNSPNLPISPASTKVWLVFAAAVFLVSVPVFIEAPLVRSLPSLSLAIAGLWVWLSFNLMSRPATYLWGDLLLGFSWSWLAGAIYWGWFRWEPLWHLPVESIGLPFACWCLFRNWGKVGNWFYLGSLFGTVLTDVYFYLVDLIPYWRQIMQVEPEGVSAILQNAVIQVRTPWGQAWAIALALVLLTTGIIPLLTKQRHWYAFSGAVLSTILVDSLFLLAAILV; from the coding sequence TTGATTAATAATACATTGTCCTCATACGGTGCTCCTACCGGCTCTATAGATACTGAATTACAATCCATTAATCAAGGACGCAAAGGCATAGGTGAATTAGAGACGACACTCTCAAATTCTCCCAATTTGCCCATATCTCCAGCTTCTACAAAAGTTTGGTTAGTGTTTGCGGCGGCGGTATTTTTGGTATCTGTACCAGTATTTATCGAAGCGCCATTAGTGCGATCGCTCCCTAGTTTAAGTTTAGCGATCGCAGGCTTGTGGGTGTGGCTGAGTTTTAATTTAATGTCACGTCCCGCAACATATCTTTGGGGCGATTTGCTTTTAGGTTTTAGCTGGAGTTGGCTAGCAGGTGCAATTTACTGGGGATGGTTTCGCTGGGAACCGTTATGGCATTTACCAGTAGAATCTATTGGGCTACCCTTTGCTTGTTGGTGTCTGTTCAGAAATTGGGGCAAAGTTGGTAACTGGTTTTACTTAGGTTCCTTATTTGGTACAGTCTTAACGGATGTGTACTTTTATTTAGTAGATTTAATTCCCTATTGGCGACAAATCATGCAAGTTGAACCTGAGGGAGTTTCAGCAATTTTACAAAATGCTGTCATTCAAGTTAGAACACCTTGGGGACAAGCATGGGCGATCGCCTTAGCTTTAGTATTATTAACAACAGGTATTATCCCTCTACTTACTAAGCAAAGACATTGGTACGCCTTCAGTGGCGCAGTTTTAAGCACAATCTTAGTAGACAGCCTATTTTTATTAGCGGCAATTTTAGTATAA
- a CDS encoding Uma2 family endonuclease, with protein sequence MKVAAAKKMSFEEFINYDDGTDFLYELENGELIQMPLESELNRRIVMFLVAYFLQLGIPFYRLSTKTEVSVNSRQVGVRVPDLTLFSEELATVMQGAKRSLILMDMPPPLLVVEVVSPNQESRDYRYKRSEYAARGIAEYWIVDPIAQKVTVLEWVEGFYDERVYQGESAIASSIFANLQLTAAEVLQG encoded by the coding sequence ATGAAAGTTGCAGCCGCTAAAAAGATGAGCTTTGAAGAATTCATTAATTATGACGATGGCACTGATTTTTTATATGAATTAGAAAATGGAGAATTAATTCAGATGCCATTAGAAAGCGAGCTAAATCGCCGGATAGTGATGTTTTTAGTTGCTTATTTCTTACAATTGGGAATTCCATTTTATCGCTTGAGTACGAAAACAGAAGTTTCTGTGAATAGTCGGCAGGTGGGGGTAAGAGTGCCTGATTTGACTCTGTTTTCGGAAGAGTTAGCGACAGTAATGCAAGGCGCAAAGCGATCGCTGATTTTGATGGATATGCCGCCGCCGTTATTGGTGGTTGAGGTAGTCAGTCCAAATCAGGAAAGTCGGGATTATCGTTATAAGCGTTCTGAGTATGCGGCACGAGGAATTGCGGAGTATTGGATTGTTGATCCTATCGCCCAAAAGGTGACAGTTTTGGAATGGGTAGAGGGATTTTATGATGAGCGAGTTTATCAGGGAGAAAGTGCGATCGCCTCTTCAATTTTTGCTAATCTTCAGTTAACTGCGGCGGAAGTTTTGCAAGGATGA